The Congregibacter litoralis KT71 genome contains a region encoding:
- a CDS encoding c-type cytochrome has protein sequence MKALYRLRFLGVVFLLLAASAQSAEPQALFDPADYEYCLVCHGGLGQGNPAIQAPVLAGMEGWSLRNQLQAFREGWRGKHPLDLVGMEMRPVALALDEEEIADVTSYLEQLAPQVAPQAATDSSTGDPVLGRSIYVACIACHGEAAEGKEALQAPALAYQDERYLERQLRHFRDGVRGSHPDDARGATMAASAAGLDDAAIANVVSYIRTLTR, from the coding sequence ATGAAAGCCTTGTACCGGCTGAGATTTTTGGGCGTCGTTTTTCTGCTCCTCGCAGCATCGGCGCAGAGCGCAGAACCCCAGGCCCTTTTTGATCCCGCAGACTACGAATATTGTCTGGTGTGCCACGGCGGACTTGGCCAGGGTAATCCGGCTATTCAGGCACCGGTTCTTGCGGGCATGGAAGGCTGGTCCCTGCGCAATCAGCTTCAGGCGTTTCGTGAGGGCTGGCGTGGCAAACACCCCCTCGACCTCGTCGGCATGGAAATGCGACCCGTGGCCCTTGCGTTGGACGAGGAGGAAATTGCCGACGTCACTAGCTACCTTGAGCAGCTCGCACCGCAGGTCGCACCGCAAGCCGCAACGGACAGCAGCACTGGGGATCCCGTCTTGGGGAGAAGCATCTACGTTGCCTGCATTGCCTGCCACGGCGAGGCAGCGGAGGGCAAAGAAGCCTTACAGGCACCGGCCCTGGCCTATCAGGATGAGCGATATCTCGAGCGTCAGCTCCGGCACTTCCGGGACGGAGTCCGCGGCAGCCATCCGGACGATGCGCGGGGCGCCACCATGGCGGCAAGTGCTGCTGGTCTCGACGACGCAGCCATCGCCAACGTCGTGAGCTATATCCGAACTCTTACGCGCTAA
- a CDS encoding flavin monoamine oxidase family protein, whose amino-acid sequence MKHRPEGNGFSRRQLLSLMGKAGGSIAVWHSAQALGLMGAPAKPTRPQGRMLTPLVPKGGPRPKVAVLGAGIGGLSAAFELEQAGYDVTLLEASHRIGGRNFTVRAGTVIDELGNRQVCNFDDDPDLYFNAGPARLPAMHLRIMNYCREFAIELEPFINSNYNAWVVDEAMHDGQRIRQRDVIADARGFIAELAAKGVSNRSLDTPVSDTDLDKLNAYVRGFGDLNADSMRYEGSVRAGLLTDGMLDPIKVKPFGSVKELVESQFVQGGMLFAENEYQAPTMMQPRGGMDRIVDAFVTRLRKPPVTRARVVEIVNGDNGVTVHYEQDDRIKTLQTDYCLNSIPGQLMAGIKHNFSGHYRQLLGEIKRGMLSKVGFQMSRRFWEEEGIYGGISWTDRSTLQVWYPSHGSHRPKGVVLGAYIFSQDDNAAFGRLSHEERLEYATVSGEALHPGQYREHIESGVSVVWHRMNHLLGCGSGIGDIENVFDLEADKIRAELLAGEGRHFMLGDQMSKHPGWQEGALAVTERVLQNVHRRESARQLSATS is encoded by the coding sequence ATGAAACATCGTCCTGAAGGAAACGGCTTTTCCCGCCGCCAGCTGTTGTCGCTCATGGGCAAAGCCGGTGGATCCATTGCGGTCTGGCATTCAGCGCAGGCGCTGGGGCTCATGGGCGCTCCCGCAAAACCCACACGGCCTCAGGGGAGAATGCTGACGCCGCTTGTGCCCAAGGGCGGCCCGCGACCAAAGGTCGCCGTCCTCGGGGCGGGTATCGGCGGCTTAAGCGCCGCCTTTGAACTCGAGCAGGCCGGATACGACGTCACGCTTCTCGAAGCCTCCCACCGCATTGGTGGCCGAAACTTTACCGTGAGAGCGGGCACCGTCATCGACGAGCTGGGGAATCGCCAGGTCTGTAACTTTGATGATGACCCGGACCTTTACTTCAATGCCGGCCCCGCGCGACTTCCGGCCATGCATCTGCGCATCATGAATTACTGTCGCGAATTCGCTATCGAGCTCGAACCCTTTATCAACAGCAATTACAACGCCTGGGTTGTCGATGAGGCGATGCACGATGGGCAGCGGATTCGTCAGCGCGATGTGATAGCCGATGCCCGGGGATTCATTGCAGAGCTTGCAGCCAAGGGTGTGAGCAATAGGTCTCTAGATACTCCCGTCAGCGATACGGATCTTGACAAACTCAACGCCTATGTCCGTGGTTTCGGCGACCTCAATGCCGACAGCATGCGCTATGAGGGCTCCGTGCGCGCGGGACTGCTGACGGATGGCATGCTCGACCCCATCAAGGTCAAACCTTTTGGCTCGGTCAAGGAGCTGGTGGAGAGTCAGTTTGTCCAGGGTGGCATGCTCTTCGCTGAGAACGAGTACCAGGCGCCGACCATGATGCAGCCCCGGGGTGGCATGGACCGTATCGTCGATGCCTTCGTTACGCGACTCAGAAAACCACCCGTGACCCGGGCAAGAGTTGTCGAAATCGTCAACGGCGACAATGGTGTCACGGTGCACTACGAGCAGGATGACCGGATAAAAACCCTCCAGACCGACTACTGCCTGAACTCCATCCCGGGACAGCTCATGGCGGGTATCAAGCACAACTTTTCCGGGCACTACCGCCAGCTCCTTGGTGAAATCAAGCGGGGGATGCTGTCCAAAGTGGGCTTCCAGATGTCCCGCAGATTCTGGGAGGAGGAAGGTATCTATGGCGGCATCAGTTGGACGGACCGATCCACCCTACAGGTCTGGTATCCCAGTCACGGTAGTCATCGACCCAAAGGCGTCGTTCTCGGTGCCTACATTTTTTCTCAGGACGATAATGCGGCTTTTGGCAGGCTATCTCACGAGGAGCGTCTGGAATACGCCACGGTGTCAGGGGAAGCACTGCATCCCGGACAGTATCGCGAACACATTGAGTCCGGCGTCTCTGTTGTCTGGCATCGCATGAATCACCTTCTGGGTTGTGGCAGCGGGATCGGCGATATAGAAAACGTGTTTGACCTCGAGGCAGACAAGATACGGGCAGAGCTGCTTGCGGGCGAGGGACGGCACTTTATGCTGGGTGATCAGATGAGCAAACACCCGGGATGGCAGGAGGGAGCACTGGCAGTGACCGAGCGTGTTCTTCAGAACGTGCACCGCCGGGAGTCTGCCCGCCAACTGAGCGCAACATCATGA
- a CDS encoding efflux RND transporter periplasmic adaptor subunit — protein sequence MSRLISLVRPLAILAVAALAAVLMVKSRPQLEARSVTIPPPIVAVQTVKMSAQNVSIVAYGNVTAWRQLELTAQVGGKVLWQSPLFEPGVVVGEGEPLLRIDPTDYELALAEARQALSSAKLSLAEAKSLRQAARVEEAEASVAAAEVRIERARRDLANTEILAPYRAVIDEQSVELGQFISVGARIGRVLGAEKAEVRLPVPPQDVRFIQSTESAAVTLHSETAGELTRWQGRVSRVEARIDPQTRAFPVVMEVDDPLNAAVHPAPLRFGLFVRAEVTGGTIPSAVKIPQGALHGDNDVFIYDDGALKRRSVTVARVNEGEALVTQGLAEGEQVVVTRLELMFEGMAVALSDD from the coding sequence ATGTCCCGACTGATATCCCTTGTCCGTCCTCTGGCCATACTCGCGGTGGCTGCCCTGGCCGCTGTGTTGATGGTGAAAAGCCGTCCGCAGTTGGAGGCGCGAAGCGTCACCATCCCGCCCCCTATCGTGGCGGTGCAAACGGTGAAGATGTCGGCACAGAATGTCAGTATTGTGGCCTATGGCAACGTAACGGCCTGGCGCCAGCTGGAGCTCACCGCCCAGGTGGGAGGAAAAGTCCTGTGGCAATCGCCGCTTTTTGAGCCGGGCGTGGTGGTGGGCGAGGGTGAGCCACTCCTGCGCATCGATCCTACGGATTACGAGCTTGCCCTTGCCGAAGCGCGCCAGGCATTGAGCAGTGCAAAGCTGTCCCTGGCAGAGGCAAAGTCTCTGCGTCAGGCGGCCCGGGTCGAGGAAGCGGAGGCTTCCGTCGCCGCGGCGGAGGTCAGAATTGAGCGCGCCAGACGTGATCTCGCCAACACGGAAATTCTCGCGCCCTATCGTGCGGTGATCGATGAGCAGAGCGTAGAGCTGGGACAGTTCATCAGCGTGGGTGCGCGCATTGGCCGGGTACTGGGCGCCGAAAAGGCCGAGGTTCGTCTGCCGGTGCCGCCCCAGGATGTTCGCTTTATCCAAAGCACGGAATCCGCAGCGGTTACCCTCCACAGTGAAACGGCCGGCGAACTGACGCGTTGGCAGGGGCGCGTGTCCCGGGTAGAGGCGCGTATTGATCCTCAGACCCGGGCGTTCCCGGTAGTGATGGAGGTCGATGATCCCCTTAATGCCGCTGTTCATCCGGCGCCTTTGCGTTTCGGGCTTTTTGTGCGTGCAGAAGTCACCGGTGGCACTATTCCATCGGCGGTGAAAATTCCCCAGGGCGCTCTCCACGGCGACAACGATGTCTTTATATATGACGACGGTGCGCTTAAGCGTCGCAGCGTCACCGTGGCGAGAGTAAACGAGGGCGAAGCGCTGGTGACCCAGGGGCTCGCCGAGGGCGAGCAGGTGGTGGTGACGCGTCTCGAGCTCATGTTTGAAGGTATGGCAGTGGCGCTAAGCGATGACTGA
- a CDS encoding RidA family protein, translating to MNRFSFLSLLAGGVLAVASLSVSADDITRNKTPGSDFPIAQSVQVPGASELIFVSGAVPKPVVEGGDPDDPATYGDTEIQTVSVLKEVQSRLQRLGLDMGDVVMMRAYLVGTPETDGRMDFAGFMRGYTQFFGTEAQPNLPSRSAFQIAGLARAGWFVEIEVVAARSPD from the coding sequence ATGAATCGTTTTTCCTTTTTATCCCTGCTTGCAGGCGGCGTGTTGGCCGTAGCCAGCCTGTCGGTCAGTGCCGATGACATCACCCGGAACAAAACGCCCGGTTCTGATTTCCCAATTGCCCAGTCTGTGCAGGTACCCGGTGCCTCAGAGCTCATCTTTGTCAGTGGTGCCGTGCCCAAGCCTGTCGTGGAGGGTGGTGATCCCGACGACCCCGCCACCTACGGCGATACGGAAATCCAAACCGTGAGCGTGCTCAAAGAAGTGCAAAGCCGCTTGCAGCGATTGGGTCTCGATATGGGTGATGTTGTGATGATGCGCGCCTATCTCGTGGGTACACCGGAGACCGATGGCCGTATGGACTTCGCAGGATTCATGCGCGGCTACACGCAGTTCTTTGGCACCGAGGCACAGCCCAATCTTCCCTCACGGTCGGCTTTCCAGATTGCGGGTCTCGCGCGGGCGGGATGGTTTGTCGAGATCGAAGTGGTGGCGGCCCGGTCTCCCGACTAG